From Bombus vancouverensis nearcticus chromosome 15, iyBomVanc1_principal, whole genome shotgun sequence, the proteins below share one genomic window:
- the hts gene encoding adducin 1-like protein hts isoform X3, with protein sequence MADTSQQQPLTEPHTNGVMDGLTEEEKNKMRPADIDADMREMERRKRVEMMMNSRLFREELERIIETQMKDGAGPSGLLQQISDMMGAQGARFNANVFKTSNCVLPINDIRGVESMGYAKGEKLLRCKLAAVFRLLDLYGWTQGVGGQITARLNQDQEHFLVNPYGLLYHEVTASSLIKVDMQGTVVEQGTTNFGVHVAGFQLHSTIHAARPDIKCIVHITTPSVTAISSLKCGLLPIGQESIVIGEVSTHQYVGGFFEPEEKEKIARNLGPMNKVMLLTNRGALCCGETVEEAFFNVYNMVLACETQLKLMPAGLDNLNLISEESKKAIFEASRKPPTPQQTAQITETTALAEKLEKRWRIGGTEFEALMRMLDNAGFRTGYIYRNPLVKGEPPRPRNDVEVPPAVSSLGYLLEEEELYKQGLWKGGRKGTDRSRWLNSPNVYQKVEILETGTPDPKKITKWVSDGSPTHSSTPVKIDSALQFVPKNTNPKEFKQLQQQIKDYRRADKISAGPQSHILEGVTWEEAKKMQDATISGTGEQVVLVGAASKGIIQRGFQHNAMVYKTPYAKNPFDAVTDQELDQYKREVERKQKGDIYDESQSESEALSSFNVSRATHESSTAKSPIQSPVSVTSETEEESRDEPRVLRIETKQVPAPSQPEVVLSDGENTVNGDHSDAHHSTFSQSSKETLPRAKAYRK encoded by the exons ATGGCAGACACAAGTCAGCAACAACCGTTGACTGAACCACATACGAATGGGGTAATGGACGGTTTgacagaagaagagaagaataaaATGCGGCCTGCAGACATCGATGCG GATATGAGGGAGATGGAAAGAAGGAAGAGAGTTGAAATGATGATGAATTCTCGACTTTTTCGCGAAGAATTAGAACGCATTATTGAGACACAAATGAAAGATGGTGCTGGACCATCAGGTCTACTACAGCAAATCTCTGATATGATGGGTGCACAAGGTGCTCGGTTTAATGCAAATGTTTTTAAAA CTTCTAATTGTGTATTACCTATCAACGATATACGCGGTGTCGAAAGTATGGGTTATGCAAAGGGAGAGAAACTATTGCGCTGCAAATTGGCAGCAGTATTTAGACTGCTTGATCTCTATGGTTGGACTCAAGGTGTTGGTGGACAAATTACAGCACGCTTAAATCAAGATCAAGAACACTTTTTAGTTAATCCGTATGGTCTGTTGTATCACGAAGTTACTGCTTCAAGCTTGATTAAAGTTGATATGCAAGGAACGGTCGTGGAACAGGGGACAACCAATTTTGGTGTTCATGTGGCAGGGTTTCAATTGCATTCAACGATCCACGCTGCTAGACCTGATATAAAATGCATTGTTCATATTACCACTCCGTCCGTTACTGCT ATCTCGTCATTAAAGTGCGGATTACTGCCAATTGGACAAGAAAGTATAGTAATAGGAGAGGTAAGCACGCATCAGTATGTAGGTGGATTTTTTGAAccagaagaaaaagagaagatagCAAGAAATCTTGGACCGATGAATAAAGTTATGCTTTTAACGAATCGCGGTGCTCTCTGCTGCGGAGAAACTGTCGAAGAAGCTTTCTTCAATGTTTACAATATGGTCCTAGCTTGCGAGACCCAGTTAAAACTAATGCCTGCTGGTTTGGATAATTTAAATCTTATTTCCGAAGAGTCTAAGAAAGCTATATTCGAAGCCTCGAGAAAACCACCCACACCGCAACAAACGGCTCAAATCACCGAAACCACTGCTCTTGCTGAGAAACTCGAAAAGCGTTGGCGAATTGGTGGAACTGAATTTGAGGCACTTATGCGAATGCTCGATAATGCA GGTTTCCGAACTGGCTATATATACAGAAATCCACTAGTAAAAGGAGAACCTCCGCGGCCTCGAAACGATGTAGAAGTACCACCGGCAGTCTCGTCTTTGGGATATttactcgaagaagaagaaCTTTATAAACAGGG GCTCTGGAAAGGTGGCCGTAAAGGCACGGATAGGTCACGTTGGTTAAATTCGCCCAATGTATACCAAAAGGTCGAAATACTTGAAACAGGAACTCCTGATCCGAAGAAAATTACAAAG TGGGTATCAGACGGATCTCCGACGCATAGCAGTACACCGGTGAAGATCGACAGTGCCCTTCAATTTGTACCGAAAAATACCAATCCAAAGgaatttaaacaattacaacaaCAG ATAAAGGATTACCGTAGGGCAGATAAGATATCAGCTGGACCACAATCCCACATATTAGAAGGAGTTACATGGGAAGAAGCCAAAAAAATGCAG GATGCCACTATTAGCGGAACAGGAGAACAAGTAGTGTTGGTAGGGGCAGCCAGTAAAGGTATCATTCAAAGAGGGTTTCAACACAACGCAATGGTTTACAAGACACCGTATGCCAAAAATCCTTTCGATGCTGTTACCGATCAAGAACTCGATCAGTATAAGAGAGAAGTTGAACGCAAACAAAAAGGAGATATCT ATGATGAATCGCAATCAGAATCGGAAGCATTGTCATCATTCAATGTTAGTCGGGCAACACACGAATCAAGCACTGCCAAAAGTCCAATTCAATCGCCGGTATCTGTAACTTCGGAAACAGAAGAAGAGAGCAGAGATG AACCCCGAGTTCTACGGATAGAAACGAAACAAGTGCCTGCACCAAGTCAACCTGAAGTTGTATTGAGCGACG GGGAAAATACCGTAAACGGCGATCACTCTGATGCGCATCACAGTACATTTTCTCAAAGTAGTAAAGAG
- the hts gene encoding adducin 1-like protein hts isoform X2 yields MADTSQQQPLTEPHTNGVMDGLTEEEKNKMRPADIDADMREMERRKRVEMMMNSRLFREELERIIETQMKDGAGPSGLLQQISDMMGAQGARFNANVFKTSNCVLPINDIRGVESMGYAKGEKLLRCKLAAVFRLLDLYGWTQGVGGQITARLNQDQEHFLVNPYGLLYHEVTASSLIKVDMQGTVVEQGTTNFGVHVAGFQLHSTIHAARPDIKCIVHITTPSVTAISSLKCGLLPIGQESIVIGEVSTHQYVGGFFEPEEKEKIARNLGPMNKVMLLTNRGALCCGETVEEAFFNVYNMVLACETQLKLMPAGLDNLNLISEESKKAIFEASRKPPTPQQTAQITETTALAEKLEKRWRIGGTEFEALMRMLDNAGFRTGYIYRNPLVKGEPPRPRNDVEVPPAVSSLGYLLEEEELYKQGLWKGGRKGTDRSRWLNSPNVYQKVEILETGTPDPKKITKWVSDGSPTHSSTPVKIDSALQFVPKNTNPKEFKQLQQQIKDYRRADKISAGPQSHILEGVTWEEAKKMQDATISGTGEQVVLVGAASKGIIQRGFQHNAMVYKTPYAKNPFDAVTDQELDQYKREVERKQKGDIYDESQSESEALSSFNVSRATHESSTAKSPIQSPVSVTSETEEESRDEPRVLRIETKQVPAPSQPEVVLSDGENTVNGDHSDAHHSTFSQSSKEDVSVSEESPKKEKKKKKGLRTPSFLKKKKEKKKPVEA; encoded by the exons ATGGCAGACACAAGTCAGCAACAACCGTTGACTGAACCACATACGAATGGGGTAATGGACGGTTTgacagaagaagagaagaataaaATGCGGCCTGCAGACATCGATGCG GATATGAGGGAGATGGAAAGAAGGAAGAGAGTTGAAATGATGATGAATTCTCGACTTTTTCGCGAAGAATTAGAACGCATTATTGAGACACAAATGAAAGATGGTGCTGGACCATCAGGTCTACTACAGCAAATCTCTGATATGATGGGTGCACAAGGTGCTCGGTTTAATGCAAATGTTTTTAAAA CTTCTAATTGTGTATTACCTATCAACGATATACGCGGTGTCGAAAGTATGGGTTATGCAAAGGGAGAGAAACTATTGCGCTGCAAATTGGCAGCAGTATTTAGACTGCTTGATCTCTATGGTTGGACTCAAGGTGTTGGTGGACAAATTACAGCACGCTTAAATCAAGATCAAGAACACTTTTTAGTTAATCCGTATGGTCTGTTGTATCACGAAGTTACTGCTTCAAGCTTGATTAAAGTTGATATGCAAGGAACGGTCGTGGAACAGGGGACAACCAATTTTGGTGTTCATGTGGCAGGGTTTCAATTGCATTCAACGATCCACGCTGCTAGACCTGATATAAAATGCATTGTTCATATTACCACTCCGTCCGTTACTGCT ATCTCGTCATTAAAGTGCGGATTACTGCCAATTGGACAAGAAAGTATAGTAATAGGAGAGGTAAGCACGCATCAGTATGTAGGTGGATTTTTTGAAccagaagaaaaagagaagatagCAAGAAATCTTGGACCGATGAATAAAGTTATGCTTTTAACGAATCGCGGTGCTCTCTGCTGCGGAGAAACTGTCGAAGAAGCTTTCTTCAATGTTTACAATATGGTCCTAGCTTGCGAGACCCAGTTAAAACTAATGCCTGCTGGTTTGGATAATTTAAATCTTATTTCCGAAGAGTCTAAGAAAGCTATATTCGAAGCCTCGAGAAAACCACCCACACCGCAACAAACGGCTCAAATCACCGAAACCACTGCTCTTGCTGAGAAACTCGAAAAGCGTTGGCGAATTGGTGGAACTGAATTTGAGGCACTTATGCGAATGCTCGATAATGCA GGTTTCCGAACTGGCTATATATACAGAAATCCACTAGTAAAAGGAGAACCTCCGCGGCCTCGAAACGATGTAGAAGTACCACCGGCAGTCTCGTCTTTGGGATATttactcgaagaagaagaaCTTTATAAACAGGG GCTCTGGAAAGGTGGCCGTAAAGGCACGGATAGGTCACGTTGGTTAAATTCGCCCAATGTATACCAAAAGGTCGAAATACTTGAAACAGGAACTCCTGATCCGAAGAAAATTACAAAG TGGGTATCAGACGGATCTCCGACGCATAGCAGTACACCGGTGAAGATCGACAGTGCCCTTCAATTTGTACCGAAAAATACCAATCCAAAGgaatttaaacaattacaacaaCAG ATAAAGGATTACCGTAGGGCAGATAAGATATCAGCTGGACCACAATCCCACATATTAGAAGGAGTTACATGGGAAGAAGCCAAAAAAATGCAG GATGCCACTATTAGCGGAACAGGAGAACAAGTAGTGTTGGTAGGGGCAGCCAGTAAAGGTATCATTCAAAGAGGGTTTCAACACAACGCAATGGTTTACAAGACACCGTATGCCAAAAATCCTTTCGATGCTGTTACCGATCAAGAACTCGATCAGTATAAGAGAGAAGTTGAACGCAAACAAAAAGGAGATATCT ATGATGAATCGCAATCAGAATCGGAAGCATTGTCATCATTCAATGTTAGTCGGGCAACACACGAATCAAGCACTGCCAAAAGTCCAATTCAATCGCCGGTATCTGTAACTTCGGAAACAGAAGAAGAGAGCAGAGATG AACCCCGAGTTCTACGGATAGAAACGAAACAAGTGCCTGCACCAAGTCAACCTGAAGTTGTATTGAGCGACG GGGAAAATACCGTAAACGGCGATCACTCTGATGCGCATCACAGTACATTTTCTCAAAGTAGTAAAGAG
- the hts gene encoding adducin 1-like protein hts isoform X1: MADTSQQQPLTEPHTNGVMDGLTEEEKNKMRPADIDADMREMERRKRVEMMMNSRLFREELERIIETQMKDGAGPSGLLQQISDMMGAQGARFNANVFKTSNCVLPINDIRGVESMGYAKGEKLLRCKLAAVFRLLDLYGWTQGVGGQITARLNQDQEHFLVNPYGLLYHEVTASSLIKVDMQGTVVEQGTTNFGVHVAGFQLHSTIHAARPDIKCIVHITTPSVTAISSLKCGLLPIGQESIVIGEVSTHQYVGGFFEPEEKEKIARNLGPMNKVMLLTNRGALCCGETVEEAFFNVYNMVLACETQLKLMPAGLDNLNLISEESKKAIFEASRKPPTPQQTAQITETTALAEKLEKRWRIGGTEFEALMRMLDNAGFRTGYIYRNPLVKGEPPRPRNDVEVPPAVSSLGYLLEEEELYKQGLWKGGRKGTDRSRWLNSPNVYQKVEILETGTPDPKKITKWVSDGSPTHSSTPVKIDSALQFVPKNTNPKEFKQLQQQIKDYRRADKISAGPQSHILEGVTWEEAKKMQDATISGTGEQVVLVGAASKGIIQRGFQHNAMVYKTPYAKNPFDAVTDQELDQYKREVERKQKGDIYDESQSESEALSSFNVSRATHESSTAKSPIQSPVSVTSETEEESRDEPRVLRIETKQVPAPSQPEVVLSDGENTVNGDHSDAHHSTFSQSSKEGSVSQDVSVSEESPKKEKKKKKGLRTPSFLKKKKEKKKPVEA; this comes from the exons ATGGCAGACACAAGTCAGCAACAACCGTTGACTGAACCACATACGAATGGGGTAATGGACGGTTTgacagaagaagagaagaataaaATGCGGCCTGCAGACATCGATGCG GATATGAGGGAGATGGAAAGAAGGAAGAGAGTTGAAATGATGATGAATTCTCGACTTTTTCGCGAAGAATTAGAACGCATTATTGAGACACAAATGAAAGATGGTGCTGGACCATCAGGTCTACTACAGCAAATCTCTGATATGATGGGTGCACAAGGTGCTCGGTTTAATGCAAATGTTTTTAAAA CTTCTAATTGTGTATTACCTATCAACGATATACGCGGTGTCGAAAGTATGGGTTATGCAAAGGGAGAGAAACTATTGCGCTGCAAATTGGCAGCAGTATTTAGACTGCTTGATCTCTATGGTTGGACTCAAGGTGTTGGTGGACAAATTACAGCACGCTTAAATCAAGATCAAGAACACTTTTTAGTTAATCCGTATGGTCTGTTGTATCACGAAGTTACTGCTTCAAGCTTGATTAAAGTTGATATGCAAGGAACGGTCGTGGAACAGGGGACAACCAATTTTGGTGTTCATGTGGCAGGGTTTCAATTGCATTCAACGATCCACGCTGCTAGACCTGATATAAAATGCATTGTTCATATTACCACTCCGTCCGTTACTGCT ATCTCGTCATTAAAGTGCGGATTACTGCCAATTGGACAAGAAAGTATAGTAATAGGAGAGGTAAGCACGCATCAGTATGTAGGTGGATTTTTTGAAccagaagaaaaagagaagatagCAAGAAATCTTGGACCGATGAATAAAGTTATGCTTTTAACGAATCGCGGTGCTCTCTGCTGCGGAGAAACTGTCGAAGAAGCTTTCTTCAATGTTTACAATATGGTCCTAGCTTGCGAGACCCAGTTAAAACTAATGCCTGCTGGTTTGGATAATTTAAATCTTATTTCCGAAGAGTCTAAGAAAGCTATATTCGAAGCCTCGAGAAAACCACCCACACCGCAACAAACGGCTCAAATCACCGAAACCACTGCTCTTGCTGAGAAACTCGAAAAGCGTTGGCGAATTGGTGGAACTGAATTTGAGGCACTTATGCGAATGCTCGATAATGCA GGTTTCCGAACTGGCTATATATACAGAAATCCACTAGTAAAAGGAGAACCTCCGCGGCCTCGAAACGATGTAGAAGTACCACCGGCAGTCTCGTCTTTGGGATATttactcgaagaagaagaaCTTTATAAACAGGG GCTCTGGAAAGGTGGCCGTAAAGGCACGGATAGGTCACGTTGGTTAAATTCGCCCAATGTATACCAAAAGGTCGAAATACTTGAAACAGGAACTCCTGATCCGAAGAAAATTACAAAG TGGGTATCAGACGGATCTCCGACGCATAGCAGTACACCGGTGAAGATCGACAGTGCCCTTCAATTTGTACCGAAAAATACCAATCCAAAGgaatttaaacaattacaacaaCAG ATAAAGGATTACCGTAGGGCAGATAAGATATCAGCTGGACCACAATCCCACATATTAGAAGGAGTTACATGGGAAGAAGCCAAAAAAATGCAG GATGCCACTATTAGCGGAACAGGAGAACAAGTAGTGTTGGTAGGGGCAGCCAGTAAAGGTATCATTCAAAGAGGGTTTCAACACAACGCAATGGTTTACAAGACACCGTATGCCAAAAATCCTTTCGATGCTGTTACCGATCAAGAACTCGATCAGTATAAGAGAGAAGTTGAACGCAAACAAAAAGGAGATATCT ATGATGAATCGCAATCAGAATCGGAAGCATTGTCATCATTCAATGTTAGTCGGGCAACACACGAATCAAGCACTGCCAAAAGTCCAATTCAATCGCCGGTATCTGTAACTTCGGAAACAGAAGAAGAGAGCAGAGATG AACCCCGAGTTCTACGGATAGAAACGAAACAAGTGCCTGCACCAAGTCAACCTGAAGTTGTATTGAGCGACG GGGAAAATACCGTAAACGGCGATCACTCTGATGCGCATCACAGTACATTTTCTCAAAGTAGTAAAGAG
- the hts gene encoding adducin 1-like protein hts isoform X4 — MADTSQQQPLTEPHTNGVMDGLTEEEKNKMRPADIDADMREMERRKRVEMMMNSRLFREELERIIETQMKDGAGPSGLLQQISDMMGAQGARFNANVFKTSNCVLPINDIRGVESMGYAKGEKLLRCKLAAVFRLLDLYGWTQGVGGQITARLNQDQEHFLVNPYGLLYHEVTASSLIKVDMQGTVVEQGTTNFGVHVAGFQLHSTIHAARPDIKCIVHITTPSVTAISSLKCGLLPIGQESIVIGEVSTHQYVGGFFEPEEKEKIARNLGPMNKVMLLTNRGALCCGETVEEAFFNVYNMVLACETQLKLMPAGLDNLNLISEESKKAIFEASRKPPTPQQTAQITETTALAEKLEKRWRIGGTEFEALMRMLDNAGFRTGYIYRNPLVKGEPPRPRNDVEVPPAVSSLGYLLEEEELYKQGLWKGGRKGTDRSRWLNSPNVYQKVEILETGTPDPKKITKWVSDGSPTHSSTPVKIDSALQFVPKNTNPKEFKQLQQQIKDYRRADKISAGPQSHILEGVTWEEAKKMQDATISGTGEQVVLVGAASKGIIQRGFQHNAMVYKTPYAKNPFDAVTDQELDQYKREVERKQKGDIYDESQSESEALSSFNVSRATHESSTAKSPIQSPVSVTSETEEESRDEPRVLRIETKQVPAPSQPEVVLSDDLGSPSRFCIQCKNKCENKIENDACVINKHRHCPVAELYRYEPRLEIVRGDIIAERLVTKLIDYRPCPPVILTGEQVNCLGDTKYNGLEQVPNSVYFEDKKTQEESTKKRKSKVRRSLEMKNNVNSLNVPSSNEKMKEKDRNDKTNLKSIDTSSMEQITEIVSCIDSNIPPTKTRLIALSSPELKVSKKYSLDPSDMSLIYSLTPCINSENDHENIDKMMIDKSSKLSTFTSEPNNNLEQDCFLQSNEEKSPKNEQQQWEKKDCIDDKTDNYIWFNSLSDSEKCELSNDNKTINNDVCFDNGQVEIRSNEGSDMLELFTDTTLELLETTGEYFRNDISNIANEIIAELNGNDTYVIIYCLVNEIFQKVYDTLSSIELNDRSSSPLSTISWQFSTPKLCLNVKDNKHTPKEIEKTQTNQTTPVIVIHEVIHHVIDACDEIKKAKTYANIELREKGNNDTVNNDEENIGQQKDLTTTVNSDKLKKASDRNTQVAPTVTAFENLVLHEKNDQSPETTAEADDMMEAAIFEFHTLVKAKPTNTDKKEFELNFRIERNFDVESSVENKKSHRQNMEEVESGLSESLEKLAEIDWNINSDVGNKKSHKKDKEKVELSLPENLEKLAEKGWNIDSDNLPEIDTREEEVAKLSETSKAVELKEKEDSNTSNNEKEEIGQRVDNLTTMINSDESKRSDRSMGVTSISFENLALDEENNQSVETEADAIFEFRTIVKAKPINTDKEAVELNFRIERSLDVESSVENKTSHRQNKEEVEPGLSESLEKLVEMDCNVGSYDLFEIEKGRKEPMTLSETTEAVEACVDCIYCMNSCPMDYNQEYSPLSTIGEEESDEKIVDLHAEIGGKRLNDTYTFCDSEKIVNDKELSSHNLENNNNAFL, encoded by the exons ATGGCAGACACAAGTCAGCAACAACCGTTGACTGAACCACATACGAATGGGGTAATGGACGGTTTgacagaagaagagaagaataaaATGCGGCCTGCAGACATCGATGCG GATATGAGGGAGATGGAAAGAAGGAAGAGAGTTGAAATGATGATGAATTCTCGACTTTTTCGCGAAGAATTAGAACGCATTATTGAGACACAAATGAAAGATGGTGCTGGACCATCAGGTCTACTACAGCAAATCTCTGATATGATGGGTGCACAAGGTGCTCGGTTTAATGCAAATGTTTTTAAAA CTTCTAATTGTGTATTACCTATCAACGATATACGCGGTGTCGAAAGTATGGGTTATGCAAAGGGAGAGAAACTATTGCGCTGCAAATTGGCAGCAGTATTTAGACTGCTTGATCTCTATGGTTGGACTCAAGGTGTTGGTGGACAAATTACAGCACGCTTAAATCAAGATCAAGAACACTTTTTAGTTAATCCGTATGGTCTGTTGTATCACGAAGTTACTGCTTCAAGCTTGATTAAAGTTGATATGCAAGGAACGGTCGTGGAACAGGGGACAACCAATTTTGGTGTTCATGTGGCAGGGTTTCAATTGCATTCAACGATCCACGCTGCTAGACCTGATATAAAATGCATTGTTCATATTACCACTCCGTCCGTTACTGCT ATCTCGTCATTAAAGTGCGGATTACTGCCAATTGGACAAGAAAGTATAGTAATAGGAGAGGTAAGCACGCATCAGTATGTAGGTGGATTTTTTGAAccagaagaaaaagagaagatagCAAGAAATCTTGGACCGATGAATAAAGTTATGCTTTTAACGAATCGCGGTGCTCTCTGCTGCGGAGAAACTGTCGAAGAAGCTTTCTTCAATGTTTACAATATGGTCCTAGCTTGCGAGACCCAGTTAAAACTAATGCCTGCTGGTTTGGATAATTTAAATCTTATTTCCGAAGAGTCTAAGAAAGCTATATTCGAAGCCTCGAGAAAACCACCCACACCGCAACAAACGGCTCAAATCACCGAAACCACTGCTCTTGCTGAGAAACTCGAAAAGCGTTGGCGAATTGGTGGAACTGAATTTGAGGCACTTATGCGAATGCTCGATAATGCA GGTTTCCGAACTGGCTATATATACAGAAATCCACTAGTAAAAGGAGAACCTCCGCGGCCTCGAAACGATGTAGAAGTACCACCGGCAGTCTCGTCTTTGGGATATttactcgaagaagaagaaCTTTATAAACAGGG GCTCTGGAAAGGTGGCCGTAAAGGCACGGATAGGTCACGTTGGTTAAATTCGCCCAATGTATACCAAAAGGTCGAAATACTTGAAACAGGAACTCCTGATCCGAAGAAAATTACAAAG TGGGTATCAGACGGATCTCCGACGCATAGCAGTACACCGGTGAAGATCGACAGTGCCCTTCAATTTGTACCGAAAAATACCAATCCAAAGgaatttaaacaattacaacaaCAG ATAAAGGATTACCGTAGGGCAGATAAGATATCAGCTGGACCACAATCCCACATATTAGAAGGAGTTACATGGGAAGAAGCCAAAAAAATGCAG GATGCCACTATTAGCGGAACAGGAGAACAAGTAGTGTTGGTAGGGGCAGCCAGTAAAGGTATCATTCAAAGAGGGTTTCAACACAACGCAATGGTTTACAAGACACCGTATGCCAAAAATCCTTTCGATGCTGTTACCGATCAAGAACTCGATCAGTATAAGAGAGAAGTTGAACGCAAACAAAAAGGAGATATCT ATGATGAATCGCAATCAGAATCGGAAGCATTGTCATCATTCAATGTTAGTCGGGCAACACACGAATCAAGCACTGCCAAAAGTCCAATTCAATCGCCGGTATCTGTAACTTCGGAAACAGAAGAAGAGAGCAGAGATG AACCCCGAGTTCTACGGATAGAAACGAAACAAGTGCCTGCACCAAGTCAACCTGAAGTTGTATTGAGCGACG ATCTTGGTTCACCGAGCAGGTTCTGCATTCAATGCAAAAACAAATGTGAGAACAAGATTGAAAATGATGCCTGCGTTATTAATAAACACCGTCATTGTCCAGTTGCTGAACTATATCGATACGAACCACGTTTAGAAATTGTCCGAGGTGACATAATCGCAGAGCGGTTAGTAACTAAGTTAATCGACTACCGTCCTTGTCCTCCAGTTATATTAACTGGTGAGCAAGTAAATTGCTTGGGTGACACGAAATACAATGGTCTTGAACAAGTTCCAAATTCGGTTTACTTTGAAGACAAAAAAACACAAGAAGAATCGACCAAGAAAAGAAAATCTAAAGTTCGTAGATCATTGGAAATGAAAAATAACGTAAATTCATTGAATGTTCCGTCTTCTaacgaaaaaatgaaagaaaaagatagaaatgaTAAAACGAATTTGAAGTCGATCGATACAAGCTCTATGGAACAGATTACCGAAATAGTAAGCTGTATTGATTCAAACATACCACCAACGAAAACAAGATTAATCGCTTTATCTTCTCCTGAACTTAAAGTCTCAAAGAAATATAGTTTAGATCCGTCCGATATGAGTTTAATATACAGTTTGACACCATGTATAAATTCAGAAAATGATCacgaaaatatcgataaaatgaTGATAGACAAATCGTCGAAGTTATCAACATTTACATCTGAACCCAATAATAACTTGGAGCAGGATTGCTTTTTGCAATCAAACGAGGAGAAAAGTCCCAAAAACGAACAACAACAATGGGAAAAAAAGGACTGCATAGACGATAAAACTGATAATTATATTTGGTTCAATTCGTTATCCGACAGTGAAAAGTGTGAGCTTTCTAACGATAATAAGACAATAAATAACGATGTATGTTTTGATAATGGACAAGTTGAAATTCGTTCGAACGAAGGATCTGATATGTTGGAACTATTCACCGACACGACTTTAGAATTGCTGGAAACTACCGGTGAATATTTTCGAAATGACATAAGCAATATAGCGAATGAAATTATCGCAGAACTTAATGGAAATGACACGTATGTGATCATTTACTGTCtagtaaatgaaatttttcaaaaagtttATGATACTCTCTCGAGTATAGAGTTAAATGATCGATCTAGTTCGCCGTTATCAACCATTTCTTGGCAATTCTCAACTCCAAAATTATGTTTGAACGTAAAAGATAATAAACACACGCCGAAAGAAATCGAAAAGACTCAGACCAATCAAACTACGCCTGTTATCGTTATACATGAAGTTATTCACCATGTGATCGATGCAtgcgatgaaattaaaaaagcaaAAACCTATGCAAATATAGAGCTGAGAGAAAAAGGGAACAATGATACTGTTAACAATGACGAAGAAAACATCGGGCAGCAGAAGGATTTGACAACGACGGTAAACAGTGACAAATTAAAAAAAGCATCTGATCGAAACACACAAGTTGCACCGACTGTTACCGCTTTTGAAAATCTGGTTTTACACGAGAAGAATGATCAGTCTCCTGAAACAACAGCAGAAGCAGATGACATGATGGAAGCAGCAATTTTCGAATTTCATACACTAGTGAAGGCGAAGCCAACAAATACTGATAAAAAGGAATTTGAACTGAACTTCCGAATAGAGAGAAATTTTGATGTTGAGAGCAgtgttgaaaataaaaaatcgcATAGGCAAAATATGGAAGAAGTTGAGTCCGGTCTATCTGAAAGTCTAGAGAAACTCGCTGAGATAGATTGGAATATAAATTCAGATGTTGGAAATAAAAAATCTCATAAAAAAGATAAGGAAAAAGTTGAACTCAGTCTACCTGAAAATTTAGAGAAGCTTGCTGAGAAGGGTTGGAATATAGATTCGGATAATTTACCTGAAATTGATACAAGGGAAGAAGAAGTAGCAAAACTATCAGAGACTTCTAAGGCTGTAGagttgaaagaaaaagaagacagTAATACTAGTAACAATGAAAAAGAGGAAATCGGGCAGCGGGTGGATAATTTGACAACAATGATAAACAGTGATGAATCAAAAAGATCTGATCGAAGTATGGGAGTTACATCGATTTCTTTTGAGAATTTGGCTTTAGACGAGGAGAATAATCAATCTGTTGAAACAGAAGCAGACGCAATTTTCGAGTTTCGTACAATAGTGAAAGCGAAGCCAATAAATACTGATAAAGAAGCAGTTGAATTGAACTTCCGAATAGAGAGAAGTTTAGATGTCGAGAGCAGTGTTGAAAATAAAACATCGCATAGACAAAATAAGGAAGAAGTTGAGCCTGGTCTATCTGAAAGTTTAGAAAAACTCGTTGAAATGGATTGCAATGTAGGTTCGTATGATCTGTTCGAAAttgagaaaggaagaaaagaaccAATGACACTATCAGAGACTACTGAAGCTGTAGAAGCGTGCGTTGATTGTATTTATTGTATGAATTCCTGTCCTATGGATTACAATCAAGAATATTCTCCGTTATCAACCATAGGTGAAGAAGAATCAGACGAGAAGATTGTGGATTTACACGCAGAAATTGGAGGAAAACGACTTAATGATACTTATACATTTTGTGATTCCGAAAAAATCGTAAATGACAAAGAATTATCTAGTCATAACTTAGAAAATAACAATAACGCATTCCTTTAA